The DNA segment GTCCCTGTCGTCCTCTTTATCCTCGGGATGTTTCTTCTCCAGGTACCCCGCGAGGATCGCGAGGCCCCCCTATCCGCCGCCCTCATGGCGGTCGCCCTGATCTGGCTGATCATCGCGCTGGTGAGCGCACTCCCGTTCTGCCTCGGACTCGGCGTCCCATACCTCGATGCCGTCTTCGAGGCGATGTCCGGGTGGACGGACACCGGCCTGACAATGATGCGGTCGGTCGAAGAGATGCCCCGGACGCTCCTTTTCTGGCGGTCGCTGATGCAGTGGCTCGGCGGCATCGGGATCGTCGCCTTCACCGTCGCGATGGCCTCGAGAACCGGGCTGACCCAGTTCCGCCTCTACCGGTCGGAAGGTCGCTCGGAAGCGCTGATGCCGAGCGTCGTCGCGACGGGGTTTGAGATGTGGAAGATCTACCTGGCGCTGACCGCCGCTTCGATCGGCCTCATCCTGCTCTCGGGAGTGCCGGTCTGGGACGCGGTGAACATCGCCCTCGTCGCCATCGCCACCGGCGGGTTCTCCGTCCACTCGGCGGGGATCCCGTTCTACAACAACCCGCTGCTCGAAGTCCTCATCGTCCCGGTCATGATCGCCGGCGCCCTCCCGTTCAAGCTCTACTACCTCCTCTATCGCCAGAAAGACACGAGGTTCTTCGGCGACCAGCAGGCACGTCTCCTTCTCATGCTCATCGCGCTCGGGATCCTCGTGATAGCGTGGGACCTCGTCACGCTCACCGCAACCGATCTCCCCACGGCCGTCCGCCAGGCGCTCTTCATGGCTACCGCGGCAGCCACCAGCACCGGGTTCCAGGTCGCTTCCCCGAACGAGTGGGCGAGCGTGACCGTTCTCTTCCTCGCGATGCTGATGGTGATCGGCGGAGCATCCGGGAGCACCGCCGGCGGTATCAAACTCTCCCGGGTAGTTCTCGGGTTCCAGAGCCTGGTCTGGTGGTTCCGGCGGATGTTCGTCTCCGGGAAGGTGCTCGTGCCATTCAAGTACGACGGCAAGGTGATCCCGAAGAACGTCGCCGACCTCGAGGTCTCGCGGAACATGCTGACGATCATGCTCTACTTTTTGATCATCTTCGTCGCCACGATACTGGTGATGCACCTGCAGCCGACGTCTTTTGATTCGAGCAACGTGATCTTCGAGGTCGTCACCGCGATGTGCAACAACGGCATATCGACGGGGTTCGTCTCGCCCGATATGGAGGCTCCGGCGAAGGGCCTCTTCATCCTGATCATGTGGATCGGGCGACTTGAGGTCATTCCGGTGATCATGCTCGTCATGGGTCTCTTCAAGCGGTCCGACTGAAGGGGTCGTGCCGCGGAGGGGCCGCGAAAAAAAAGAACCAGCCGGTTACTCCGGCAGGTAATGAAGGTATAGGTCGTCCACCGTCGCCCAGTCCCCACCGTTCTTTGCGAGCAGGTCCATGTAGGTGTGAACCTCCGGGGCGTACTTCTTCAGGACCGCGGGGGAGGTGTGGTAGAGCATGAAGGCCTCGGCGAAGATCGCCGCCTCCTTCTCCTCACCTGCGGGTGCGGTGATCCGGGCCAGGTAGGTGCCCGGGTTTTCGGCAAGCGCCGCAAACGCCTTACTCTCCCCAAACCCCATCGTGTGATAGACACGGTAGCCCACCTGCTGGACAAAGACCTCGTCGGCTCGCGCCGGATCCCTGTCCGATCGGATATAGATGGCGTTCTCCTCGGCGACGTAGATTCCGCTCACGCTCCCGGACGCATCCTGCTGCCTGAACACCTCGCTCCTGCTGTCGATGTAGACAGTGAGGTTCTCCATAAACTCTTCCCGGATTTTGGTACTCTGCTGCAGCACCAGGGCCTCCGCAAGTGCCGCTTCGGTGCCGCTCCCATCCCTGTTTTCCAGACGGAAACCGGCAACCGGGCTCACTGAGAAGGCCGAACAAACGACGATGATGAGAACAATCGCCGCAACCAACCGTGATCGGAATCGTGGGTCCATCGTTTTCCCTCTGCTTGACAAGAGTTTCAAACTGACCATTATATACTTTTCCAATTTTAAAAAACGAATTATAAACGTCCGATTATCAAAATGGAGTAGAGTAACA comes from the Methanoculleus marisnigri JR1 genome and includes:
- a CDS encoding TrkH family potassium uptake protein, producing MDRIEQFSIIAADIGSIFKYMSIATALPLVVAVIYGEWDMILPMVSVPVVLFILGMFLLQVPREDREAPLSAALMAVALIWLIIALVSALPFCLGLGVPYLDAVFEAMSGWTDTGLTMMRSVEEMPRTLLFWRSLMQWLGGIGIVAFTVAMASRTGLTQFRLYRSEGRSEALMPSVVATGFEMWKIYLALTAASIGLILLSGVPVWDAVNIALVAIATGGFSVHSAGIPFYNNPLLEVLIVPVMIAGALPFKLYYLLYRQKDTRFFGDQQARLLLMLIALGILVIAWDLVTLTATDLPTAVRQALFMATAAATSTGFQVASPNEWASVTVLFLAMLMVIGGASGSTAGGIKLSRVVLGFQSLVWWFRRMFVSGKVLVPFKYDGKVIPKNVADLEVSRNMLTIMLYFLIIFVATILVMHLQPTSFDSSNVIFEVVTAMCNNGISTGFVSPDMEAPAKGLFILIMWIGRLEVIPVIMLVMGLFKRSD